A genome region from Salinigranum halophilum includes the following:
- a CDS encoding energy-coupling factor transporter transmembrane component T family protein — protein MTTLSNHVPDPRLITAFAERRDGPLHRVNPWTKVGVVGALVLAVTVFDRLALLAGLYGSVLVIYGLAGLPYRRLAGWYTLPMLFIVSVAGPLAFLEPGTPIGGALSTPLGELSVTLAGLVLFGELTCRSLTVVTFALTASMTTKYTDIAYMLGRLLPRPIDQIALLTYRFTFVMIETLEDLVKAALSRGANFSEFWSNKRLYARILGMTLLTAIEQSERLVKSMEARGYNGDITLYGDVSRPPIHELFVVVGSYVAVVGYAAVAVYGVGL, from the coding sequence GTGACGACACTCTCGAATCACGTCCCGGACCCGCGGCTCATCACGGCGTTCGCAGAGCGACGGGACGGACCGTTACACCGTGTCAACCCATGGACGAAGGTCGGGGTCGTCGGCGCGCTCGTCCTCGCCGTCACGGTGTTCGACCGCCTCGCGCTCCTAGCCGGACTGTATGGATCCGTCCTCGTAATCTATGGTCTGGCGGGATTGCCGTATCGGCGGCTCGCTGGCTGGTACACGCTCCCGATGCTGTTCATCGTCTCCGTCGCCGGGCCGCTGGCGTTTCTCGAACCGGGGACGCCAATCGGTGGCGCGCTCTCGACACCGCTCGGTGAACTCTCGGTCACGTTGGCAGGGCTCGTGCTCTTCGGGGAACTCACCTGCCGGTCACTTACGGTCGTCACCTTCGCCTTGACGGCATCGATGACGACCAAATACACGGATATTGCGTACATGCTCGGGCGGTTACTCCCCCGGCCGATCGACCAGATCGCGCTGCTTACGTATCGGTTCACGTTCGTCATGATCGAGACGCTCGAGGACCTCGTGAAAGCCGCGCTTTCCCGGGGTGCGAACTTCTCGGAGTTCTGGTCGAACAAACGGCTGTACGCCCGGATCCTCGGGATGACTTTGCTGACGGCGATCGAGCAGTCCGAACGCCTCGTCAAGTCGATGGAAGCCCGTGGTTACAACGGCGACATCACGCTGTACGGCGACGTCTCGCGGCCACCGATCCACGAACTGTTCGTCGTGGTCGGTTCGTACGTCGCCGTCGTCGGCTACGCAGCGGTCGCGGTCTACGGGGTGGGGCTGTGA